In a genomic window of Gigantopelta aegis isolate Gae_Host chromosome 9, Gae_host_genome, whole genome shotgun sequence:
- the LOC121381770 gene encoding uncharacterized protein LOC121381770, translating to MFNFQKEMREYCVSDVAVLREACLKFQAVMLEATGEKQMDLDTKAVTYINGIDPFAQYITIASVCMGIFQSKCLKKHQHVKLADAQKITDWMTDGFCAKTNTTFEFHGCLWHGCRHCYRHERSNTIHPRTSQSIEELYALTCRKREELKVKGYKVIEIWEHEFNHLLKSNRDLSQFVNSLDLQDGLNPKDSFFGGRTNASTLHYKVKEREEVKYVDFTSLYPWVNRYCQYPVGHPESIHKDFKPLHQYVGIAKVKVAPPRKLYHPVLPCRSNGKLKFPLCRTCSDQELQTPCHHSDEERNIIGTWCIPEILKATEKGYQIIRVYEVYHWPETTQYNPTTRDGGLFAEYINTFLKLKQEASGWPEWCITEEDKDTYISQYRDKEGVQLDRNKITKNPGLRSLAKLCLNSFWGKYGQRLNMKQSCLHPRKQCRRFLPDVGKSHQRHHRFPRVDRNHFAA from the exons ATGTTCAACTTTCAGAAAGAGATGAGGGAATACTGTGTCTCTGACGTCGCTGTTCTCAGAGAAGCCTGCTTAAAATTTCAAGCTGTGATGCTTGAAGCCACTGGTGAAAAACAGATGGACCTCGATACCAAAGCTGTCACCTACATCAATGGCATCGATCCGTTTGCCCAGTACATCACCATTGCCTCGGTATGTATGGGCATCTTTCAAAGCAAATGTCTCAAGAAACATCAGCATGTCAAACTTGCAGACGCCCAGAAAATCACAGACTGGATGACG GATGGTTTCTGTGCTAAGACGAACACAACCTTTGAGTTCCATGGCTGCTTGTGGCACGGCTGTCGACATTGCTACCGACACGAGCGTTCTAACACCATCCATCCTAGAACCAGTCAGTCCATTGAAGAACTGTATGCCCTAACCTGTAGAAAGAGAGAAGAACTGAAAGTGAAAGGATACAAAGTCATCGAAATCTGGGAACACGAGTTTAACCATCTTCTGAAATCCAACCGAGATCTGTCACAGTTTGTGAACTCGTTAGATCTTCAAGACGGACTAAATCCCAAAGACTCATTCTTTGGAGGAAGAACGAATGCCAGCACGCTACACTACAAAGTCAAGGAACGAGAAGAAGTCAAGTACGTGGATTTCACGTCTCTATACCCTTGGGTCAACAGATATTGTCAGTATCCCGTAGGACATCCTGAAAGCATACACAAGGATTTCAAGCCACTGCATCAATACGTTGGAATCGCTAAGGTGAAAGTTGCCCCTCCTAGAAAACTGTACCATCCTGTTCTGCCTTGCCGTTCCAATGGAAAACTCAAATTTCCTTTGTGCAGAACCTGTTCGGATCAGGAACTACAAACACCATGCCATCATTCGGATGAAGAGAGGAACATCATTGGAACCTGGTGCATACCAGAAATTCTTAAAGCCACGGAAAAGGGGTACCAAATCATCAGAGTCTACGAGGTCTACCATTGGCCTGAAACAACACAGTACAATCCAACAACACGTGATGGCGGTCTCTTTGCCGAGTACATAAACACCTTTCTCAAGCTAAAACAAGAAGCCAGTGGATGGCCCGAATGGTGCATCACTGAGGAAGACAAAGACACATATATTAGCCAGTACAGAGACAAAGAGGGCGTACAGCTGGACCGAAACAAAATCACAAAGAATCCGGGACTTCGTTCACTGGCTAAACTGTGTCTGAACAGTTTCTGGGGGAAATATGGTCAACGTCTGAATATGAAGCAGTCTTGCCTTCATCCACGAAAACAATGCAGACGTTTTCTTCCAGATGTTGGCAAATCCCACCAAAGACATCATCGATTTCCACGTGTTGACAGAAACCATTTTGCAGCTTGA